The genomic DNA CAATTTGACATGATTGTGTGAAAAAGTCGCCGCATTACCAAAAGAAGGTCATGCCAATGTCGACAAGCCCACCCGGCACGCTGCTCAACCGCGAAATGGGCATTCTGGAATTCAATATGAGAGTCATGGCACAGGCGGCTGACGCCAACGTGCCACTGCTCGAACGTCTGAAGTTCATCTGTATCGTTTCAAGCAATCTGGACGAGTTCTTCGAGATCCGCATGGCCGGCTTGAAGGAGCAGATGCGTGACAATCCGTCCGGCATCACGCCCGACGGCCTTTCCTTGCAGCAGGCATACCAGATCGTCACGGAACGCGTGCAAAAGCTGGTGGCAATGCAGTATGACATGCTGCAAAACGTGATTTTGCCCCTGCTGGAGAAAGAAGGGGTGTTCTTTCACCTGGCCCCCACCTGGAACGAGGCACAGCGTGAATGGGCGCGCAGCTTCTTCGTGCGCGAGCTCGGCCCGGTCCTGACGCCGATCGCGCTGGACCCGGCCCACCCCTTCCCGCGGGTGCTCAACAAGAGCCTGAATTTCGTCATTGAATTGTCGGGCAAGGATGCCTTCGGCCGGGAGGCCGACCTGGCGATCGTGCAGGCGCCCCGCGCGCTGCCGCGCGTGGTCAGGATGCCCGGGGAGCTCTCCGGCTATCCCTACGGCTTTGTGCTGCTGTCGTCTTTCATGCAAGGCTTCGTGCATGAGCTGTTCCCTGCTATCAAGGTCAACGGCTGCTATCAGTTCCGCGTCACCCGCAACTCTGACCTGTTCGTGTCAGAGGACGATATCACGGACCTGCGCGAAGCACTGCAGGGCGAACTGCCGACCCGCCACTTCGGCGACACCGTGCGCCTGGAGATTTCGGCCGACACCCCCGGCCATGGCGCGCCGCCTGCTGCTCGAATCCGGCCTGGGCGAGCAGGACGTGTACCGCGTAAGCGGCCCGGTCAACCTGGTGCGGCTGATGCAGATCCCCGACCTGGTCGACCGCCCCGCCCTCAAGTACCCGCCGCACGTGCCGGCGCCGGTCAAGGTGTTTGTGCCCGGCGCTTCGATGTTCGACGCGATCCGCCAGCAGGACGTGCTGCTGCACCATCCTTACGAGAGCTTCAGCTCGGTGCTCGACCTGCTGCAGCAGGCCGCCGTCGATCCTGCCGTGGTAGCCATCAAGCAGACGGTCTACCGCACCGGCAACGAGTCGCCGGTGATGGAGGCGCTGATGACCGCGGCGCGCAACGGCAAGGAAGTCACGGTAGTGGTGGAACTGCTAGCGCGCTTTGACGAGGAAACCAATATCAACTGGGCAGAGCGGCTCGAATCCGCCGGCGCGCATGTGGTCTACGGCGTGGTTGGCCACAAGTGCCATGCCAAGATGCTGCTGATGGTGCGGCGCGAACTGGATAGCGCCAAGAGCAAGCAGTTCAAGCTGCGCCGCTACGCGCACCTGGGCACCGGCAACTATCATCCGCGCACCGCACGGCTGTACACCGACTTTGGCCTGCTCACCGCCAACGAGCAGATCTGCGAGGACGTCCAGCACGTGTTCCAGCTGCTCACGGGTACCGCGGGCACCATCCGCCTGAATCACCTGTGGCAGTCACCATTCACCATGCAGAGCAACCTGGTGGAGCATATCCGCGCGGAGGCCCGCAACGCCCGCGCCGGCAAGCCCGCGCGCATCATGGCCAAGATGAATGCGCTGCTGGAGCCATCGATCATCGACGAGTTGTACAAGGCGTCGCGCGCCGGCGTGAAGATCGACCTGATCATCCGTGGGGTGTGCGCGCTGCGCCCGGGAGTGCCGGGCCTGTCGGAGCACATCACGGTGCGCTCCATCGTCGGGCGCTTCCTCGAGCATCACCGCGTCTATTACTTCCTGGTTGACGGTGCCGAGGTGGTCTACCTGTCCAGTGCGGACTGGATGGACCGCAACCTGTTCCGTCGCGTCGAGGTGGCATTCCCGGTGCTGGACAAGGTACTGAAGGCGCGGGTCATCAAGGAGAGCCTGCGGGTGCATCTGCACGACAATGCCTCCGCATGGACCATGCAACCCGACGGCAGCTACACCCGCAAGCACACCAAGTCCAAGCAGCCGCACGTCAGCCAGAACGACCTGCTGGCCCTGTTCGGCAGCGCCTGAGGGTTGGGATCGGCACGGCGCGCCTCGCGTGCGCCGTGCCATGCACAACGCCGCGAGCGAGCGCGGGTCAGGCCGCCTTCTGCGGCGACTGGCCAGGCCGCGGCAAGGCGCTAGGCCAATAGCCGCTGCGATCGCCCGGGAAAACCACGCGGAACACGCTGCCGCGCCCCACTTCGCTGGTGATGCGCAGGTCGGCATGGTGGCGCGACAGCACATGCTTGACGATGGCGAGCCCCAGGCCAGTGCCGCCGGTATCGCGCGAACGGCTCCGGTCGACCCGGTAGAAGCGCTCGGTGAGGCGCGGGATATGGTCAGCGGCGATGCCCAGGCCCGTATCGGTGACCGAGAAAATGGCGTGCTCGTTCTCGTACGTCAGCGCGATGCTGATGCGCCCACCCTCCGGCGTATAGCGCACCGCGTTGGAAACCAGGTTGCCGAAGGCCGACAGCAGTTCACGCTCCGCACCGCGGATCATGACGGCCGGATCGATCTGCGCCGAGATCTGGTGTTCGCCCTGGGACAGCGCCTCGGCGTCGTGCACAAGGTGCGCAACGAGTTCGGCCATGTCGATCCGGTCCAGGCTCGGCGACTCCTCGTCGCTTTCCAGCTTGGCCAGCACCAGCAAGTCCTCGACCAGGTGCTGCATGCGCATGGACTGCACCAGCATCATGTCGAGGTAGCGGTTGCGATCCTGCTCCGACACCGGCAGGTCGCGCACCGTTTCCAGGAAGCCGGTCAGCACCGTCAGCGGTGTCTTCAGTTCGTGCGAGACGTTGGCGACGAAATCCCGGCGCATCGCCTCGGTGTTCTCCACCTTGGTGATGTCGTGCGTGAGCACCAGCTTGCGGTTATCCCCATAAGGCAGGATCTGCACGGCGATCACGCTGCGCTTGTGCTCGCCCATGTCGCGCATCACCAGCGGCTCATCGAAACGCTGCAAGTGCAGGTACTGGACGAATTCCGGCCGCCGGATCAGGTGGGTGATGCGCTGGCGCACGTCCCGACGCGCATTGAGGCCAAAATGCTGCTCGGCCACATCGTTGCACCATTCGATCTGGTCGGCATCGTCCAGCATCAGCACGCCATTGGGCGACGCCTGGATGGCCTGGATAAAGCGGGTATGTTGCTGCTCGACCTGCAGCACCTGGGTGCGCCAGCGCTTGACCAGGCGATGCAGGCGGTAATACACCTCGCCCCACAGCCCCAGCGCGCTGGGAATCTCGCCATAGGCAGGCGCATCCAGCACTTTCCAAAGCCGGTTGATCTGGTAGATGTAGTAGAGCAGATGCCCCAGCAACCCGACGCACAGCACGGCCAGCGCAGGCACGGGGCCAAGGACGAAGTACAGCCCGGCCGAAGCCAGGGCCAGGAGAATCAGGATGGCCGCCGAACGGGCCCAGATGACGTTCATGAAGAAGTGAGAAGGTCGGGCAGGCGGCAAGACCGCATGGAATGCGGTGGAGTGTGCCACGAAACGGGCAACAAGCAAGCAACAGGCGACTGGCAAGCGACTCGCAGGCAAACAGGCGCCACGCCGGCGACGGCGTGGCAAGCCGGGTATCAGTGGCTCGGCGCGCGCGCCAGGCGGTAGCCGCTGCCGCGCACCGTCTCGATCATGTTGCTGTAGCCGCCGGGGGTCAGCGCGGCGCGCAAGCGCTTGATATGCACGTCGACGGTCCGCTCTTCCACGAACACGTGATCGCCCCAAACCTGGTCCAGCAACTGCGAACGGCTGTGGACGCGCTCCGGATGCGTCATCAGGAAGTGCAGCAAACGGAACTCGGTAGGACCGAGGTCCAGCTTGATCAGGCCGGATTCGTCCTGGCCGGTGACCCGATGCGTGGCCGGGTCAAGGCGCAGGCCATTGATGGCAACGACGTCGTCGGTCAGTTGCGGGGCGCGGCGGCGCAGCACGGCCTTGATGCGGGCCAGCAGTTCCTTGGGCGAGAACGGCTTGGTGACGTAGTCGTCCGCGCCGGCCTCGAGCCCCAGCACCTTGTCCTGCTCTTCGCTGCGCGCAGTGAGCATGATGATCGGAATCTGCTTGGTGCGGTCGTTATTGCGCAGTTCCTTGGCGAAGGTTGCTCCCGACTTGCCCGGGAGCATCCAGTCGAGCAGCACCAGGTCGGGCAGCACGTCGCTCATCAGCGACAGCGCCTGCTCGGCGTTATAGGCCCGGATCGGATAATGTCCCGCGTGTTGCAGGTTGACCGCGATCAGTTCGGCAATCGCGGGTTCGTCTTCGACAACAAGAATGCTGCTTGGCATGTAATTTTCTCCGCGGTGGCGCCTTAACTCAGCGCTTCGCGCTCCATGTCCTCACGCGAGGCGTGGCGGACGTCGGTTCCCTTGACGATGTAGATGATGAATTCAGCGATGTTCTTGGCGTGGTCGCCAATGCGCTCGATCGCCTTGGCGATGAAGAGGAAATCCAGCGCGACCGAGATCGTGCGGGGGTCTTCCATCATATAGGTGATGAGCTTGCGCACGAACGCACGGAATTCGTCGTCGATGGCCTTGTCGTCCTTGACGATCCGGGCGGCAGCCACGGTGTCCAGGCGCGCAAAGGCATCGAGTGCCTGGCGCAGCAGCGTGATGGCCATCTCGCCCGAGAGCTTCACCTCGGAATAGTTGATCTGGTGGGCGCCCGCGTCTTCCATGATGTGCTTGGTGCGCTTGGCGATTTTCTCCGCCTCGTCGCCCGCGCGTTCCAGGTTGGTGATGGTCTTGGAAATCGCCATCACCAGGCGCAGGTCGCGCGCGGTCGGTTGCCGGCGCGCGATGATGTTGCCGCAATCGGCATCGATCTCGAGTTCCAGGGCATTCAGGTGATGCTCGCGCGCGATGACCTGGTCGGCCAGGCCCGCGTCGAACTCCGAAAGCGCCCGCATGGCGTTTTCGATCTGCGACTCGACCAGACCGCCCATCTGCAGCAGTTTCGTGCTGATGGCGTTGAGGTCGGCGTCGAATTGGGTCGACAGATGCTTGTCAGACATGGTGCTCTCCTAGCCGCTCTATTCGTATGCTATGCGTTATGTGCTTAACGCTCAATCAGCCGAAACGGCCGGTGATGTAGTCTTCGGTTTCCTTGCGATGCGGCTTGATGAAGATCTTCTCGGTCTCGCCGAATTCGATCAGTTCACCCAGGTACATATAGGCGGTGTAGTCCGAGCAGCGCGCAGCTTGCTGCATATTGTGCGTGACGATCACCACCGTGTAGTCGTCCTTGAGCTCGGCGATCAGTTCTTCGATCCGGCCCGTCGAGATCGGGTCGAGTGCGGAGCACGGTTCATCCAGCAACAGGACTTCGGGGCGGATGGCGATGCCGCGCGCGATGCACAGGCGCTGCTGCTGGCCGCCGGACAAGCCGTAGCCCGACTGGTTGAGCTTGTCTTTGACTTCGTTCCACAGCGCCGCCTTGGACAGTGCCCACTCCACGCGGTCGTCCATCTCCGAGCGCGACAGCTTCTCAAACAGGCGCACGCCAAAGGCGATGTTGTCATAGATCGACATGGGGAACGGCGTGGGCTTCTGGAACACCATGCCAACCTTGGCGCGCAACAGGGCGATGTCCTGCTTGGCGGTCAGCAGGTTGTCGCCATCCATGTTGATCTCGCCCTCGGCACGCTGCTCCGGGTAGAGCGCGTACATCTTGTTGAAGGTGCGCAACAGGGTCGACTTGCCGCAGCCGGACGGGCCGATAAAGGCCGTCACCTTGCGCTCGGGAATCGACATGTTGACGTTCTTCAACGCATGGAACTGGCCGTAGTAGAAGTTCAGGTTGCGCACGTCGATCTTGGCGCGGGTCGTGTCGGGAATGTCGATGACGGTCGAGGTCATGCTCGTCTCTCGCAAAGAATTTCGGGAATGCCGTGCGGCTATCGCGCTGCCGGTCATTTCTTGAACAGCATGCGTGCCAGGATATTGAGCGCCAGCACACCAACGGTAATCAGGAACACGCCGGCCCAGGCCAGTTGCTGCCACTCGACAAACGGGCTCATGGCGAAGCGGAAGATGGTCACCGGCAGGTTCGCCATCGGCTTGTTCAGGTCGCTGGTCCAGAACTGGTTGGACAAGGCCGTGAACAGCAGCGGCGCGGTCTCGCCGGCAATACGCGCGACCGCCAGCAGCACGCCGGTGACAATACCTGCGTACGACGACTTCACCGTGATCGACAGCACCATCTTCCACTTGGGCGTGCCCAACGCGAAGGCCGCTTCGCGCAGCGCGTTCGGGACCAGGTTCAGCATGTTCTCGGTCGTGCGCACCACGATCGGAATCTGCAGCAACGCCAGCGCGCAGATCCCGGCCCAGGCGGAGAAGTGCCCCATGCGGGTCACCACCAGCGCGTAGACGAACAGGCCGATCACGATCGACGGCGCCGACAGCAGGATGTCGTTGATAAAGCGGATGAAGCTGGCCAGCGGCGAAGTCTTGCCGTACTCGGCCAGATAGATGCCGGCCAGTATGCCCAGGGGCGTTCCGCACAGCGTGGCGAGGCCAACCATCACGAAGCTGCCGTAGATGGCATTGGCAAGGCCGCCGCCGGCGGTATTCGGCGCCGGCGTCATTTGCGTGAACAGGTCCATCGACAGGCCACCCACTCCTAGCGAGATGGTGGTCCACAGGATCCAGGCCAGCCAGAACAGGCCGAACGCCATGGCGCCCAGCGATGCGGTCAGCGCATAGAAATTGGTGCGGCGGCGGCGCGCCTGCAGGCGCGTGCGCATGGCATCCGCATCTGGGCTCACAGCCGGAATCGAGGAAGAGGAGGAAGTCATCGCAGCTTGGCTCATTTTGCGCCCTCGCTCTTGGCCAGGCGCAGCAGCAGGATCTTCGACAGCGCCAGGACCACGAAAGTGATGAAGAACAGGATCAGGCCAAGTTCCATCAGCGCGGCGGTATGCAGGCCGGCGCCGGCTTCGGCGAATTCATTGGCCAGCGCCGAGGTGATGCTGTTGCCCGGCGAGAACAGCGAGGCATTGTCCAGCAGGTTGGTATTGCCGATCACGAAGGTGACCGCCATGGTCTCGCCCAGCGCACGGCCCAGGCCCAGCATCACGCCGCCGATCACGCCGGCACGGGTGAAGGGCAGCACCACGCGCCACATCACTTCCCAGGTGGTGCAGCCCACGCCATAGGCGGATTCCTTGAGCAGCACCGGGGTGACTTCGAACACGTCGCGCATCACCGAAGCGATGTAGGGAATGAT from Cupriavidus sp. D39 includes the following:
- the pstA gene encoding phosphate ABC transporter permease PstA produces the protein MSQAAMTSSSSSIPAVSPDADAMRTRLQARRRRTNFYALTASLGAMAFGLFWLAWILWTTISLGVGGLSMDLFTQMTPAPNTAGGGLANAIYGSFVMVGLATLCGTPLGILAGIYLAEYGKTSPLASFIRFINDILLSAPSIVIGLFVYALVVTRMGHFSAWAGICALALLQIPIVVRTTENMLNLVPNALREAAFALGTPKWKMVLSITVKSSYAGIVTGVLLAVARIAGETAPLLFTALSNQFWTSDLNKPMANLPVTIFRFAMSPFVEWQQLAWAGVFLITVGVLALNILARMLFKK
- the phoU gene encoding phosphate signaling complex protein PhoU, whose translation is MSDKHLSTQFDADLNAISTKLLQMGGLVESQIENAMRALSEFDAGLADQVIAREHHLNALELEIDADCGNIIARRQPTARDLRLVMAISKTITNLERAGDEAEKIAKRTKHIMEDAGAHQINYSEVKLSGEMAITLLRQALDAFARLDTVAAARIVKDDKAIDDEFRAFVRKLITYMMEDPRTISVALDFLFIAKAIERIGDHAKNIAEFIIYIVKGTDVRHASREDMEREALS
- the phoB gene encoding phosphate regulon transcriptional regulator PhoB, whose protein sequence is MPSSILVVEDEPAIAELIAVNLQHAGHYPIRAYNAEQALSLMSDVLPDLVLLDWMLPGKSGATFAKELRNNDRTKQIPIIMLTARSEEQDKVLGLEAGADDYVTKPFSPKELLARIKAVLRRRAPQLTDDVVAINGLRLDPATHRVTGQDESGLIKLDLGPTEFRLLHFLMTHPERVHSRSQLLDQVWGDHVFVEERTVDVHIKRLRAALTPGGYSNMIETVRGSGYRLARAPSH
- the pstB gene encoding phosphate ABC transporter ATP-binding protein PstB gives rise to the protein MTSTVIDIPDTTRAKIDVRNLNFYYGQFHALKNVNMSIPERKVTAFIGPSGCGKSTLLRTFNKMYALYPEQRAEGEINMDGDNLLTAKQDIALLRAKVGMVFQKPTPFPMSIYDNIAFGVRLFEKLSRSEMDDRVEWALSKAALWNEVKDKLNQSGYGLSGGQQQRLCIARGIAIRPEVLLLDEPCSALDPISTGRIEELIAELKDDYTVVIVTHNMQQAARCSDYTAYMYLGELIEFGETEKIFIKPHRKETEDYITGRFG
- the phoR gene encoding phosphate regulon sensor histidine kinase PhoR, with product MNVIWARSAAILILLALASAGLYFVLGPVPALAVLCVGLLGHLLYYIYQINRLWKVLDAPAYGEIPSALGLWGEVYYRLHRLVKRWRTQVLQVEQQHTRFIQAIQASPNGVLMLDDADQIEWCNDVAEQHFGLNARRDVRQRITHLIRRPEFVQYLHLQRFDEPLVMRDMGEHKRSVIAVQILPYGDNRKLVLTHDITKVENTEAMRRDFVANVSHELKTPLTVLTGFLETVRDLPVSEQDRNRYLDMMLVQSMRMQHLVEDLLVLAKLESDEESPSLDRIDMAELVAHLVHDAEALSQGEHQISAQIDPAVMIRGAERELLSAFGNLVSNAVRYTPEGGRISIALTYENEHAIFSVTDTGLGIAADHIPRLTERFYRVDRSRSRDTGGTGLGLAIVKHVLSRHHADLRITSEVGRGSVFRVVFPGDRSGYWPSALPRPGQSPQKAA